One window of the Anomaloglossus baeobatrachus isolate aAnoBae1 chromosome 12, aAnoBae1.hap1, whole genome shotgun sequence genome contains the following:
- the LOC142257640 gene encoding olfactory receptor 10AG1-like, giving the protein MVTEFILLAFADLQSLQTLLFVFVLLPFISCVVGNSVILILVRYERSLHTPMYFFIGIFALLEILFVSVIIPKLLTNLIQDCRKISFIGCFAQLYAFGSLGVAESYLLVVMAFDRDLAINKPLHYSRIMNNALCIELAVAPWVIGFVIIFIPTIITAELDFCGPKEMNHFFCDFAPIQNLACSNPTVSNLATSSAGLIGSTVPFMIILGFYIHIIALISKIKSTRGKKKAFSTCSSHLTVACLFFGSTSIVYVKPKGSQHDRFLALVYTVIIPFLNPFIYTLKNKDVKAALKHLKLLRFLGQIRTRTFT; this is encoded by the coding sequence ATGGTAACAGAATTCATACTTTTGGCATTTGCCGATTTACAGAGTCTACAGACTTTACTTTTTGTATTTGTTCTTTTGCCATTTATCTCCTGTGTTGTGGGGAACAGCGTCATCCTTATCTTAGTAAGATATGAGCGTTCGCTTCATACAccaatgtatttttttattggCATATTTGCTCTTCTAGAAATATTGTTTGTATCTGTCATTATTCCTAAACTTCTAACTAATTTAATACAAGATTGTCGAAAGATATCGTTCATTGGATGTTTTGCCCAGTTGTATGCATTTGGGTCTTTGGGAGTAGCAGAAAGTTATCTTCTAGTAGTTATGGCTTTTGATCGGGATCTGGCCATTAACAAACCCTTGCACTATTCCAGGATAATGAACAATGCTTTATGTATTGAACTTGCAGTTGCCCCTTGGGTTATTGGATTTGTCATCATTTTCATACCTACAATAATAACTGCTGAGCTGGATTTTTGTGGACCCAAAGAAATGAACCATTTCTTCTGTGATTTTGCTCCAATACAAAATCTAGCATGTTCTAATCCCACGGTCAGCAATCTGGCCACAAGTTCTGCAGGTCTAATTGGAAGCACTGTTCCATTCATGATCATTTTAGGATTTTATATCCACATCATTGCTCTCATTTCAAAAATTAAAAGCACCAGAGGAAAGaagaaagccttctccacctgctcaTCCCACCTCACGGTAGCCTGCTTGTTCTTCGGATCAACCTCTATTGTGTATGTTAAACCCAAAGGCAGTCAACATGACCGGTTCCTTGCCCTTGTATACACTGTCATTATCCCGTTCTTAAATCCATTTATTTATACCTTAAAGAATAAGGATGTCAAAGCAGCTCTAAAGCATTTGAAGCTTTTAAGATTTCTTGGTCAGATTAGAACTAGGACCTTCACTTAG